In a genomic window of Quercus lobata isolate SW786 chromosome 4, ValleyOak3.0 Primary Assembly, whole genome shotgun sequence:
- the LOC115985599 gene encoding putative pentatricopeptide repeat-containing protein At1g12700, mitochondrial, with protein sequence MTLFLEMEDKRLDCDIVIYNILIDGFCNIGELTTAREIFSGLPTKRLQPSVQTYNIMIEGFCKNGLVDEASELLEKMDSNGCSPNERTYNTIIQGLLQHSETSKATKYLKIMVDKGFSTNATTATMFIDLLLSNQVDENIRELLPKFG encoded by the coding sequence ATGACATTGTTTCTGGAGATGGAAGACAAAAGGCTGGACTGTGATATTGTGATATATAACATCTTGATTGATGGTTTCTGCAATATTGGGGAACTTACGACTGCAAGAGAAATCTTTAGTGGTCTTCCTACAAAAAGATTGCAACCTAGTGTCCAAACTTACAATATAATGATCGAAGGATTTTGCAAGAATGGACTAGTTGATGAAGCGAGTGAGCTGCTTGAGAAAATGGATAGCAACGGTTGTTCACCTAATGAGCGCACGTATAACACAATAATTCAAGGGTTATTGCAACATAGTGAGACATCAAAGGCAAcaaaatatctcaaaataatGGTTGACAAAGGTTTTTCAACAAATGCGACCACTGCAACCATGTTTATTGACTTGCTGTTGTCTAATCAAGTAGATGAAAATATTCGAGAGCTGCTTCCAAAGTTTGGGTGA
- the LOC115985600 gene encoding putative pentatricopeptide repeat-containing protein At1g12700, mitochondrial → MLHMHPLPSIVDFTQLLGAIARMKHYSVVITLIQQMESFRISPSVSILNVLINCFCHMSRVDFGFSVLATIFKLGYQLDCITLTTLVKGLCLKGYISGAVRLVEEMKKKGYEPNVITCGTIVNGLCKIGQTGVAIRLLRKLEKGNFEQNVVIYSTVLDSLCKDKLGTEALNLLSEMMSKGIQPDVVTYNCVIQGLCNFGQWREVATLLNEMGQRKIMQDV, encoded by the coding sequence ATGCTTCACATGCACCCTTTGCCTTCCATTGTCGATTTTACTCAATTGTTGGGTGCCATTGCAAGAATGAAGCATTACTCTGTAGTCATTACTCTAATTCAACAAATGGAATCATTCAGAATCTCTCCCAGTGTTTCTATTCTCAATGTTTTGATTAATTGCTTTTGCCATATGAGCCGGGTCGATTTTGGATTCTCTGTCTTAGCAACAATTTTTAAACTTGGCTATCAGCTAGACTGTATAACTCTAACCACTCTTGTCAAAGGCCTCTGTCTTAAAGGTTATATTTCTGGAGCTGTGAGGTTGGTAGaggaaatgaagaagaaagggTATGAGCCTAATGTGATTACTTGTGGAACAATAGTAAACGGTTTGTGTAAGATTGGCCAAACTGGTGTGGCTATTAGGTTGCTCAGGAAGCTTGAAAAAGGGAATTTTGAACAAAATGTGGTGATCTATAGCACGGTCCTTGACAGTTTATGTAAGGACAAATTGGGAACTGAGGCTTTGAACCTTTTATCTGAAATGATGAGCAAAGGCATTCAACCAGATGTTGTCACTTACAATTGCGTAATTCAAGGACTATGCAATTTTGGCCAGTGGAGGGAGGTTGCTACCTTGTTGAATGAGATGGGACAAAGGAAGATCATGCAAGATGTGTGA